One Streptomyces sp. P9-A2 DNA window includes the following coding sequences:
- a CDS encoding DNA cytosine methyltransferase, with the protein MTSTLPHQSILDKPFVLDLFAGPGGLDVAGHKLGIPSLGIEWDRSACLTRYAAGLDTLHADVSAVRRESFESLPPEINVLAGGPPCQTYSVAGKGAGRKALEEVKKFIERLMAGDSDEEIDKELKNLSDPRTALVLEPLRYAIQATRSPNRGCRPYDVIVLEQVPAVEALWDRYAKVLQRIGLPDGTKYKVVVKVLDTETYGVPQTRSRAVLIARREGLGEPSLPKATHRAYEVKEWNRRNGDTATPTAQPTLCEANVPEPRRRPEEDDDLEHWTSMGDALADPVGTHLGRKTPFLVRSNYGSSGNPGRRGVRTDRQPATTVTGRISRFVVFEPVGDHHPDIVWEGPRFSMNEAGMLQSFPPDYPWSGTAKAQQVGNAVPPLFGAHLLSAALGIPAPSPEAMRKPWVPATEEQRAKLRSHGCGAADDCTARCPRPE; encoded by the coding sequence ATGACCAGCACGCTGCCCCACCAGTCCATCCTCGACAAGCCCTTTGTCCTGGACCTCTTCGCAGGGCCCGGCGGGCTGGACGTCGCTGGACACAAGCTGGGTATCCCGAGTCTCGGGATCGAGTGGGACAGGAGCGCGTGCCTGACGCGCTACGCAGCCGGCCTGGACACTCTCCACGCCGACGTGAGCGCAGTCCGCAGGGAGTCCTTCGAGTCGCTCCCGCCGGAGATCAACGTGCTCGCTGGCGGCCCTCCTTGCCAGACGTACTCGGTGGCCGGGAAGGGCGCAGGACGTAAGGCTCTGGAAGAGGTCAAGAAGTTCATCGAACGGCTTATGGCGGGCGATTCCGACGAGGAGATCGACAAAGAGCTGAAGAACCTCAGCGACCCGCGCACCGCATTGGTGCTCGAACCCCTGCGCTACGCGATCCAGGCGACCAGGAGCCCGAACCGGGGGTGTCGACCGTACGACGTCATCGTCCTGGAGCAGGTCCCCGCGGTCGAAGCGCTCTGGGACCGCTACGCCAAGGTGCTGCAGAGGATCGGCCTCCCTGACGGCACCAAGTACAAGGTCGTCGTCAAAGTCCTGGACACCGAGACTTACGGAGTACCGCAGACCCGCTCCCGCGCCGTGCTCATCGCCCGTCGTGAAGGACTCGGTGAGCCCTCGCTGCCCAAAGCGACTCACCGCGCCTATGAGGTGAAGGAGTGGAATCGCAGGAACGGTGACACTGCGACACCGACGGCTCAGCCGACCCTCTGTGAAGCGAACGTCCCCGAACCCCGACGGCGCCCCGAGGAGGACGACGATCTGGAGCATTGGACGTCGATGGGCGACGCCCTCGCCGATCCGGTCGGCACACACTTGGGGCGCAAGACGCCTTTCCTGGTCCGGTCGAACTACGGCAGCTCCGGAAATCCGGGACGACGCGGAGTACGGACCGACCGACAGCCCGCCACCACCGTTACGGGGCGCATCTCCCGCTTCGTGGTCTTCGAACCCGTCGGCGACCACCACCCCGACATCGTCTGGGAAGGTCCGAGGTTCAGCATGAACGAGGCGGGGATGCTGCAGAGCTTCCCGCCTGACTACCCGTGGTCGGGTACGGCGAAGGCCCAGCAGGTGGGCAACGCGGTGCCGCCCCTTTTCGGGGCCCACCTCCTGAGCGCCGCGCTCGGTATTCCCGCACCGAGCCCGGAGGCGATGCGGAAGCCGTGGGTGCCGGCCACGGAGGAGCAGCGAGCCAAGCTACGGAGCCACGGCTGCGGAGCAGCGGACGACTGCACCGCCCGCTGTCCGCGCCCCGAGTAG
- a CDS encoding DUF6339 family protein codes for MITQPHHMPERLALLSSSAVDTFLTEGLLRGEEVHSGIDLAKAVEPLPEDDARWWVEPIRSLVDDAMFAFEKEHTRADAWLAPRLHATLRLTRQEAADRRLWNHLALAVAPDYVVWRHLSEPSRRVAAERFQGPADRQCFSRLWWAAELFRNGPDYGPVEVACGNQDLIHTVLRKDLIDHRPTAQALVRLLKDGKVTTGREINGLSVAINAAGATVIYDVLAPDEPRDPARLRDWIEEAQTAPPVSRHVLPEGPDEDPAPEESVTALTDYFTELFETAPVRGRKIED; via the coding sequence GTGATCACCCAACCCCACCACATGCCGGAGCGTCTGGCGCTGCTTTCCAGCTCGGCCGTGGACACCTTCCTCACCGAGGGCCTGCTCAGGGGCGAAGAGGTTCACAGCGGCATCGACCTCGCCAAGGCCGTTGAGCCTCTCCCCGAGGACGACGCCAGGTGGTGGGTCGAGCCGATCCGCAGCCTTGTGGACGACGCCATGTTCGCCTTCGAAAAGGAGCACACCCGAGCCGATGCCTGGCTCGCGCCCCGGCTCCACGCCACGCTGCGTCTGACGCGGCAGGAAGCGGCGGACAGGCGGCTGTGGAACCACTTGGCGCTTGCTGTCGCCCCTGACTATGTCGTGTGGCGGCACCTGTCGGAGCCGTCTCGACGTGTGGCCGCGGAGCGCTTTCAGGGCCCTGCGGACCGGCAGTGTTTCTCCCGTCTGTGGTGGGCGGCCGAACTTTTCCGGAACGGGCCGGACTACGGGCCGGTCGAGGTCGCCTGCGGCAATCAGGACCTCATCCACACCGTGCTCCGGAAGGACCTGATCGACCACCGTCCTACGGCCCAGGCGCTGGTCCGTCTCCTGAAGGATGGGAAGGTCACCACCGGGCGCGAGATCAACGGGCTGAGCGTCGCCATCAACGCGGCCGGCGCGACCGTGATCTACGACGTTCTCGCACCGGACGAGCCCAGGGACCCCGCCCGTTTGCGGGACTGGATCGAGGAGGCGCAGACGGCTCCACCGGTTTCGCGCCACGTCCTCCCGGAGGGACCCGACGAGGACCCCGCTCCGGAGGAGTCTGTGACAGCGCTGACTGACTACTTCACCGAGCTGTTCGAGACAGCTCCGGTCAGGGGTAGGAAGATCGAGGACTGA
- a CDS encoding helix-turn-helix domain-containing protein, protein METSEEFGPWLARQLKLTGKTQAELAKELGLTRAAVSAWIAGRSTPRPTVMTEIANALGTDVGTLHTRTTDTQAGLPVTWYHRPGYPDGGRDLGNAAAFAFDADVQVLARETCQNSLDERLTENGRPVKVRYTLHELTGETLDAFREAILWNDLFPHYSAVSESAGGQKVGRVVDAGVRDMYEKGRLVLLRVDDYNASGLIGDDYADGKFAAVVRRQLESLKSGPAAGGSYGLGKATLWATSALGLVLINSTLSVPHEGRTERRVIGRLELPWREVDGRTYAGPAWFGRPDPDTPGAEVARSWWADEETVARLHLSRDSDEPGTSFLIVGAHDVASLEGDAFDQDGKPRDEEGPEDARDIGRMHGRLVEALGRDFWAAMIGGGGRLPLLEVSVRALRNGEEVVAETKVDPSVEQPSRTRALRAHYEGTTVDRLTEAGQVAIRNVPLKLPLTGGARGTLGTHQAVLLVTEAAGDKDTPKNQVHSLRGNRMTVKKATVPNLPLGTNPFQAVLLVGAAAGESAPFAKEAEEFLRAAEPPEHDRWGQTEELSLRWSPSAYRRISNLTTEVNSVVRELVARPKRGRGEGGEALRKALTVKSRPKAKMPSGPVVPVLDGLEATIGDQGEWLITAEVSIPRGDEIVPMVPVAQMDVRSGGRPRLDWAELVAVEGCEVEGGTLRFPPGTRRATFRGVTDVSSHPVRTTLTRLVLELRAGKGA, encoded by the coding sequence GTGGAGACAAGCGAGGAGTTCGGGCCGTGGCTGGCCCGGCAGCTCAAGCTCACGGGGAAGACGCAGGCCGAACTGGCCAAGGAGCTCGGGTTGACCCGAGCCGCCGTCTCCGCGTGGATCGCTGGGCGGTCGACCCCGCGCCCGACCGTCATGACGGAGATCGCCAATGCGCTCGGTACGGACGTCGGCACGCTGCACACCCGCACCACCGACACCCAAGCCGGCCTCCCGGTCACTTGGTACCACCGCCCCGGCTACCCCGACGGCGGCCGTGACCTGGGCAACGCCGCTGCCTTCGCCTTCGACGCCGATGTGCAGGTGCTCGCTCGGGAGACCTGCCAGAACAGTCTCGACGAGCGGCTCACAGAGAACGGACGGCCGGTCAAGGTCCGCTACACCCTGCACGAGCTGACCGGGGAGACACTCGACGCCTTCCGTGAGGCGATCCTGTGGAACGACCTGTTCCCCCATTACTCCGCAGTCTCCGAAAGTGCGGGCGGTCAGAAGGTCGGCCGGGTCGTGGACGCCGGGGTGCGTGACATGTACGAGAAGGGCCGCTTGGTCCTGCTGCGGGTCGACGACTACAACGCTTCCGGGCTCATCGGCGACGACTACGCGGACGGCAAGTTCGCCGCCGTCGTCCGGCGCCAACTCGAGAGCCTGAAGTCCGGTCCTGCCGCCGGTGGTTCGTACGGCCTGGGCAAGGCCACGCTGTGGGCCACCAGTGCTCTCGGCCTCGTGCTCATCAACTCCACCTTGTCCGTGCCGCACGAGGGGCGTACCGAGCGACGGGTGATCGGCCGTCTCGAACTGCCCTGGCGGGAGGTCGACGGACGCACCTACGCGGGCCCCGCCTGGTTCGGGCGCCCTGACCCCGACACACCGGGCGCCGAGGTCGCCCGTTCCTGGTGGGCGGACGAGGAGACCGTGGCCCGCCTGCATCTGAGCCGGGACAGCGACGAACCCGGTACGTCCTTCCTCATCGTGGGCGCGCACGACGTGGCCAGTCTCGAAGGGGACGCCTTCGACCAGGACGGGAAGCCCCGCGACGAGGAGGGCCCCGAGGACGCACGCGACATCGGCAGAATGCACGGCCGCCTGGTCGAGGCGCTGGGTCGCGACTTCTGGGCCGCCATGATCGGTGGGGGTGGCCGGCTCCCGCTGCTCGAGGTCTCCGTCCGCGCTCTGCGTAACGGTGAGGAGGTCGTGGCGGAGACGAAGGTGGATCCGTCCGTCGAGCAACCCTCCCGCACCCGCGCCCTGCGGGCTCACTACGAGGGCACCACGGTGGACCGGCTCACCGAGGCCGGGCAGGTGGCGATCAGAAACGTTCCGCTGAAGCTGCCGCTGACCGGAGGTGCCCGGGGGACGCTCGGCACCCACCAGGCTGTCCTGCTGGTCACCGAGGCTGCCGGCGACAAGGACACCCCCAAGAACCAGGTGCACTCGCTGCGCGGTAACCGCATGACGGTCAAGAAGGCCACGGTCCCGAACCTGCCGCTCGGCACCAACCCCTTCCAAGCCGTTCTCCTGGTGGGCGCGGCCGCCGGAGAGTCGGCCCCCTTCGCGAAGGAGGCCGAGGAGTTCCTGCGCGCGGCCGAACCCCCTGAGCACGATCGCTGGGGACAGACGGAGGAGCTGTCCTTGCGCTGGTCCCCCTCCGCGTATCGGCGGATCAGCAACCTGACCACCGAAGTCAATAGCGTGGTCAGAGAACTTGTCGCCCGTCCGAAGCGCGGCAGAGGCGAAGGCGGCGAGGCGCTGCGCAAGGCGCTGACCGTCAAGAGCCGGCCCAAGGCCAAGATGCCCTCCGGCCCGGTGGTGCCGGTGCTGGACGGACTCGAGGCGACGATCGGTGACCAGGGGGAGTGGCTGATCACCGCGGAGGTGAGCATCCCGCGCGGTGACGAGATCGTCCCGATGGTGCCGGTCGCACAGATGGATGTCCGCTCCGGGGGACGCCCGCGACTCGACTGGGCGGAACTCGTGGCCGTCGAGGGCTGCGAGGTGGAAGGCGGGACCTTGCGCTTCCCGCCCGGCACGCGCCGTGCGACGTTCCGAGGAGTCACCGACGTCTCCAGCCATCCGGTGAGGACCACACTCACCCGCCTCGTCCTCGAACTGCGCGCCGGCAAGGGGGCGTGA
- a CDS encoding DEAD/DEAH box helicase, which yields MPSSSSAVIETVLEQSSRVLQTYAVDPGLVAEHANGERRITQGGYGDRQLFELVQNAADEVANEPGGRVHVVLTETHLYCANEGSPVTPEGAETILRMSMSKKRGGQIGRFGVGVKSVLVVTDAPEFFSRTGSFGFDRAWSYEQVKAVPGVTERYGSEFDAPVLRMARPLDIQAERASDPVLDKLLTWATTVVRLPLLPKADDRLGKDMHGNRGKDHGEPREEFPVGFQLFSPHVAKVVLEDHRPRPMARRTLTVQQSGDLHTVTEERTGKALSTERWRVFTTTHEPGPAARADAGELHDRVALDLSWAVPALERDTESGLYVSPRSRGRGKFWSFFPTKYEMSLSGILNGAWKTNEDRQNLLDSSPFNQEMIRVSAKLVVDTLPGLTPDEDPAAYLPLLPGRVKESISWADEFLTREIWARTATSPSLPDQDGVLRVPKQLRIHPRLDKDLKQLTRWLRMWHECPGRPSNWLHPSVEADALRSGKVEHILTAAGHERAGVRDWLEALVANGTAETSAVAVRILADMVEKGSSFADEARRARVVLTEEHGLVAPVHGKVFRRAEHQDGLRESTVYIVDELAQDPSLAHALNVLGIREADVEGRFASVLDQGVDHYGESDWERFWELFRQAGIRRLAHKVLERVPDPRTTLRVRTADKRFRPVADCMLPGVVVVAERDPSIAVDMTFHSDDASFFSLIGLRERPAGGVQPQADEAWFEEYRAAVHASYLRSLDSRAPRPALNRMKVEGAAIGGPLHLFRALSEESRAAFLKALPDDAVVDNWTRQFGAQAGTRQAVMSPIRWMLRKHGRVATSQGIKPLAEAVGPQLAAYRDVLPVADISPEKARKLRLPITVEEVPADRWDTLLDEVSRSEDDAFVGATYVMLTRFGADFPEDSLTRCRIGDTWGARPDDEITLAVGAAEYRALRAEQLPALLVPTAEDAELMVEKWGMLRYADVISRETREVPEGDPVPLVELFPALRQRLNSGNRNNMVQRCTELEEVTRTPNGTHASPLDAVRQDGTVKIRVPREPEPMLRLIDRELSLGLGAAGCRAVLEHQDRMAKDSALKAAQKAVRDAKDVVTKLELLIGADALRAGLPEGLVDAELQATGGVEPSGRRIAQMAFNAHGDGVLQQHTRDIQARFPNAPVAYGGSSSAIAFVSDLRLPVTFAGSRAPSPPPFETIEGPRDFPRLHDYQEDLVRNISTLLDRLAPQRGMLSLPTGAGKTRVTAEAVIRWVKRVGDLKGPLLWIAQTEELCEQAVQSWKFVWSKVGAERPLTISRLWSSNEVGNVVDHPHLVVATDAKLQRCLGTDQYAWLREPALVIVDEAHTAISKRYTEVLSLLGLTQYETRRHLLGLTATPFRNTNEDETRRLITRFGNRRLDEGVFPSGDPYRDLQEWGMLAQVEHRTLEGGRIVLDQDEKTHAERMAMLSRATEQRLADDHARSLRIVDSVADLPSDWPTLLFATSVDHAKYLAAMLNDRGVPSAAVDSTTSTQDRRTRIEKFRNGSIRVLTNYGVLTQGFDAPATRVVVVARPVYSTNVYQQMIGRGLRGPKNGGKDTCLILNVDDNIANFDTALAFAQFEHLWSRT from the coding sequence GTGCCGTCCTCGTCCTCAGCGGTGATCGAAACCGTTCTCGAACAGTCCTCCCGAGTCCTGCAAACGTACGCCGTGGATCCCGGCCTCGTCGCCGAGCACGCCAATGGCGAACGTCGTATCACGCAGGGCGGATACGGCGACCGTCAGCTTTTCGAGCTCGTGCAGAACGCAGCCGACGAAGTCGCGAACGAACCCGGCGGACGCGTCCATGTGGTCCTCACAGAGACCCACTTGTACTGCGCCAATGAGGGAAGTCCGGTCACCCCGGAAGGGGCGGAAACCATCCTTCGAATGAGCATGTCGAAGAAGCGTGGCGGGCAGATCGGGCGGTTCGGGGTCGGTGTGAAGTCGGTCCTCGTGGTGACCGACGCTCCGGAATTCTTCAGCCGCACCGGGAGTTTCGGATTCGACCGCGCCTGGTCCTACGAGCAGGTCAAGGCCGTGCCCGGTGTGACGGAGCGCTACGGCTCGGAGTTCGACGCCCCCGTCCTGCGGATGGCCCGTCCTCTCGACATACAGGCCGAACGTGCCTCGGACCCCGTACTGGACAAGCTGTTGACCTGGGCGACCACTGTCGTCCGGCTTCCGCTGCTCCCGAAGGCCGACGACCGGCTGGGCAAGGACATGCACGGCAATCGCGGCAAGGACCATGGTGAGCCCCGCGAAGAGTTCCCGGTCGGATTCCAGCTCTTCTCGCCGCACGTCGCCAAGGTCGTACTGGAGGATCACCGGCCCAGGCCCATGGCGCGCCGGACGCTGACCGTTCAGCAGTCCGGTGACCTGCACACCGTGACCGAGGAGCGCACGGGGAAGGCTCTCTCCACGGAGCGATGGCGCGTGTTCACCACCACGCACGAGCCGGGACCCGCAGCCCGCGCGGACGCCGGAGAGTTGCACGACCGGGTCGCGCTCGACCTGTCCTGGGCCGTCCCCGCGTTGGAACGGGACACTGAGAGTGGCCTGTACGTCAGCCCTAGGTCCCGCGGCCGCGGCAAGTTCTGGTCCTTCTTCCCCACCAAGTACGAGATGTCGCTGAGCGGCATCCTCAACGGGGCGTGGAAGACCAACGAGGACCGACAGAACCTGCTCGACTCCTCCCCGTTCAACCAGGAAATGATCAGGGTGTCGGCGAAGCTGGTCGTCGACACCCTCCCCGGGCTGACTCCGGACGAGGACCCGGCCGCTTACCTCCCCCTGCTGCCCGGCCGTGTCAAGGAGTCGATCAGCTGGGCCGACGAGTTCCTGACCCGGGAGATCTGGGCCCGCACCGCTACGAGCCCTTCGCTGCCCGACCAGGACGGTGTCCTGCGCGTCCCCAAGCAACTGCGCATCCACCCGCGACTGGACAAGGACCTGAAGCAGCTGACGCGGTGGCTGCGGATGTGGCACGAGTGCCCTGGACGCCCCTCGAACTGGCTGCACCCGAGTGTGGAGGCCGATGCCCTGCGCTCCGGCAAAGTCGAGCACATCCTCACCGCCGCCGGACACGAACGGGCCGGCGTCCGCGACTGGCTGGAGGCCCTCGTCGCGAACGGCACCGCCGAGACCTCGGCGGTGGCCGTCCGCATCCTGGCCGACATGGTCGAAAAGGGCTCCTCCTTCGCCGACGAGGCCCGCAGGGCCCGCGTCGTGCTGACCGAGGAACATGGGTTGGTCGCCCCGGTCCACGGCAAGGTGTTCCGTCGGGCCGAGCACCAGGACGGGCTGCGCGAGTCCACGGTGTACATCGTCGACGAGCTCGCCCAGGACCCCTCTCTGGCACACGCGCTCAACGTTCTCGGCATCCGCGAGGCCGATGTAGAGGGACGATTCGCAAGCGTCCTCGACCAGGGCGTCGACCACTACGGGGAGTCCGACTGGGAGCGCTTCTGGGAGCTGTTCCGGCAGGCGGGCATCCGTCGGCTGGCCCACAAGGTCCTGGAGCGCGTGCCCGACCCGCGCACGACACTTCGGGTACGGACGGCCGACAAGCGTTTCCGGCCGGTCGCGGACTGCATGCTGCCCGGTGTCGTGGTCGTCGCCGAGCGCGATCCGAGCATCGCTGTCGACATGACGTTCCACTCCGACGACGCGTCCTTCTTCTCTCTGATCGGCCTGCGGGAGCGGCCCGCCGGCGGCGTGCAGCCGCAGGCTGACGAGGCCTGGTTCGAGGAGTACCGAGCAGCCGTCCACGCCTCGTACCTTCGCTCTCTGGACAGTCGCGCACCCCGCCCCGCACTGAACCGGATGAAGGTCGAGGGCGCCGCGATCGGTGGTCCCCTCCATCTCTTTCGCGCCCTGTCCGAGGAGTCCCGGGCCGCTTTCCTGAAAGCACTGCCCGACGACGCCGTGGTGGACAACTGGACGCGTCAGTTCGGCGCCCAGGCCGGCACTCGGCAGGCGGTGATGTCCCCGATCCGCTGGATGCTGCGCAAGCACGGCAGGGTCGCCACCTCCCAGGGGATCAAGCCGCTGGCGGAGGCCGTCGGCCCTCAGCTCGCTGCCTACCGCGATGTGCTGCCGGTCGCCGACATCTCTCCCGAGAAGGCCCGCAAGCTGCGGCTACCGATCACCGTCGAGGAGGTTCCCGCCGACCGTTGGGACACGCTCCTCGATGAGGTGTCCCGCAGCGAGGACGACGCCTTCGTCGGCGCCACCTACGTGATGCTGACCAGGTTCGGGGCGGACTTCCCCGAGGACTCGCTGACCCGCTGTCGGATCGGGGACACCTGGGGCGCACGCCCCGACGACGAGATCACTCTCGCGGTCGGCGCCGCCGAGTACCGGGCCCTGCGTGCCGAGCAGCTCCCCGCCCTGCTCGTGCCGACCGCCGAGGACGCCGAGCTGATGGTCGAGAAGTGGGGCATGCTCCGCTACGCCGACGTGATCAGTCGGGAGACCCGCGAGGTGCCCGAGGGCGACCCCGTACCCCTCGTCGAGCTGTTCCCCGCCCTGCGACAGCGCCTGAACAGCGGCAACCGGAACAACATGGTGCAGCGGTGCACCGAGCTGGAGGAGGTCACGCGTACCCCCAACGGCACGCATGCCTCTCCCCTGGACGCCGTGCGCCAGGACGGCACGGTCAAGATCCGCGTGCCGCGGGAGCCGGAGCCCATGCTGCGGCTGATCGACCGCGAGCTCAGTCTCGGTCTGGGTGCTGCCGGCTGCCGCGCGGTGCTGGAACACCAGGACCGCATGGCCAAGGACAGCGCCCTGAAGGCGGCGCAGAAGGCCGTACGCGACGCCAAGGACGTCGTGACCAAACTCGAGCTGCTGATCGGCGCGGACGCGCTCAGGGCCGGCCTGCCCGAAGGATTGGTGGACGCCGAACTGCAGGCGACCGGCGGCGTGGAGCCGTCCGGGCGCCGCATCGCGCAGATGGCGTTCAACGCGCACGGCGACGGGGTGCTCCAGCAGCACACCCGGGACATCCAGGCGCGCTTCCCGAACGCCCCGGTGGCGTACGGGGGTTCGTCTTCTGCCATCGCGTTCGTCTCCGACCTGCGGCTGCCTGTGACGTTCGCCGGTTCCAGGGCTCCGTCGCCCCCTCCCTTCGAGACGATCGAGGGTCCCCGGGACTTCCCCAGACTTCACGACTACCAGGAGGACCTGGTCCGGAACATCTCCACCCTGCTCGACCGGCTCGCCCCGCAGCGCGGAATGCTGTCCCTGCCCACCGGCGCCGGCAAGACACGGGTCACCGCCGAGGCCGTGATCCGCTGGGTGAAGCGGGTCGGCGACCTCAAGGGTCCTTTGTTGTGGATCGCGCAGACCGAGGAACTGTGCGAGCAGGCCGTGCAGAGCTGGAAGTTCGTCTGGAGCAAGGTCGGTGCCGAGCGGCCGCTGACCATCAGCCGACTGTGGAGCAGCAACGAGGTCGGCAATGTCGTCGATCACCCCCACCTGGTGGTCGCCACCGACGCGAAGCTGCAGCGATGCCTGGGCACCGACCAGTACGCGTGGTTGCGTGAGCCCGCGCTTGTGATCGTGGACGAGGCGCACACCGCCATCTCCAAGCGGTACACGGAGGTCCTCAGCCTGTTGGGCCTCACCCAGTACGAGACGCGCCGGCATCTGCTCGGCCTGACCGCCACCCCGTTCCGCAACACTAATGAGGACGAAACGCGCCGGCTGATCACCCGCTTCGGCAACCGACGACTCGACGAAGGTGTGTTCCCGTCCGGCGACCCGTACCGGGACCTGCAGGAGTGGGGCATGCTCGCCCAGGTCGAGCACCGCACCCTGGAGGGCGGTCGAATCGTGCTCGACCAGGACGAGAAGACGCACGCCGAGCGCATGGCGATGCTGTCCCGCGCCACCGAGCAGCGGCTCGCCGACGACCACGCGCGCAGCCTGCGCATCGTCGACTCGGTGGCCGATCTTCCGTCGGACTGGCCGACGTTGCTCTTCGCCACCTCCGTCGACCACGCCAAGTATCTGGCGGCCATGCTCAACGATCGGGGTGTCCCCTCCGCCGCCGTGGACTCGACGACCAGTACTCAGGACCGTCGGACGCGGATCGAGAAGTTCAGGAACGGCAGCATCCGTGTGCTCACGAACTACGGCGTCCTCACCCAGGGGTTCGACGCACCCGCCACTCGGGTCGTGGTCGTGGCACGACCGGTCTACAGCACCAACGTGTACCAGCAGATGATCGGCCGCGGCCTGCGCGGCCCCAAGAACGGCGGCAAGGACACCTGCCTGATCCTCAACGTCGACGACAACATCGCCAACTTCGACACCGCGCTGGCCTTCGCCCAGTTCGAGCACCTCTGGAGCCGTACGTGA
- a CDS encoding UvrD-helicase domain-containing protein, protein MTDVYLDSPPLTAEQRTVVEQPWDARVLVTAGAGAGKTHTLARRLDALCGHEDPEEALEATDILVLTFSRAAARELRERITRHGDRARRVRAQTFDAWAYGVLVQAYPDRDWATTSFDERIKAAAEAVEEGALEAGDSVPPSHVVIDEVQDLLGDRRELVEALLDRYQETCGFTVVGDAAQSVYGFQIEDPAERNDETGRFFEWLRSSYPDDLVELRLTENFRAVTPEARIALSHGPRLQRVRDADEAVTLYEELRDLLLDPVNSLGDLTDEYTLQGLRDLDDTCVVLTRDNRQALVVSRLLHENGIGHRLRRPLEERPVPYWVAELLRRTEATGLPEERFRSLLEQIPLPHESNAGALWTVLRRATRSPGRSVLDLDRLRRLVADGRFPDEAADPETARIVVSTVHRAKGLEFDRVIVLTPPTVAELHKQYGAETDLPAEARALYVAMTRARQDLYHVHSPELPIIKRAENRKNGRRFVGGWRSYDRFGVVAEAGDVCRDNPPGHSTDAVATQTYLLHEVGPGQEVLLRKRHDLPAGEAQSPPYALLHRGREIGEASERFRQELFRVQKVSRTWDPWWPDKIHGLRIDTLETVTGSVAAGANAGLGDRGVWITPRITGIGMFRRADNEEEQGA, encoded by the coding sequence GTGACCGACGTCTACCTCGACAGTCCGCCGCTCACCGCCGAGCAGCGGACCGTCGTCGAGCAGCCCTGGGACGCACGGGTCCTGGTCACCGCAGGGGCCGGCGCGGGAAAAACACACACGTTGGCGCGTCGGCTCGACGCGCTGTGCGGCCACGAAGACCCTGAGGAGGCGCTGGAAGCCACCGACATCCTCGTGCTCACGTTCTCGCGAGCGGCCGCCCGCGAATTGCGCGAGCGCATCACCCGGCACGGGGACCGGGCCCGCCGGGTACGCGCCCAGACCTTCGACGCCTGGGCATACGGGGTGCTCGTCCAGGCGTACCCGGACCGGGACTGGGCCACGACCTCCTTCGACGAGCGGATCAAGGCCGCGGCCGAAGCCGTCGAGGAAGGCGCGCTGGAGGCCGGCGACTCGGTCCCGCCCTCCCACGTGGTGATCGATGAGGTGCAGGACCTGTTGGGCGACCGCCGGGAACTGGTGGAGGCCCTGCTCGACCGCTACCAGGAAACCTGCGGTTTCACCGTGGTCGGTGACGCCGCCCAGTCCGTGTACGGCTTCCAGATCGAGGATCCGGCCGAGCGCAACGACGAGACCGGCCGGTTCTTCGAGTGGTTGCGCAGCTCGTACCCCGACGACCTGGTGGAACTGCGTCTCACCGAGAACTTCCGGGCCGTCACCCCGGAGGCACGGATCGCGCTGTCGCACGGCCCCCGGCTCCAGCGGGTCCGGGACGCGGACGAGGCAGTCACGCTCTACGAGGAACTGCGCGACCTCCTCCTGGATCCGGTCAACTCCCTGGGCGATCTCACCGACGAGTACACGCTGCAGGGTCTGCGAGACCTCGACGACACCTGTGTCGTCCTCACCCGCGACAACCGGCAGGCCCTGGTGGTCTCCCGGCTGCTCCACGAGAACGGCATCGGACACCGGCTGCGCCGTCCTCTTGAGGAGCGGCCGGTGCCCTACTGGGTGGCCGAGCTGCTGCGCCGTACCGAGGCGACCGGCCTGCCCGAGGAACGGTTCCGCTCGTTGCTGGAACAGATCCCGCTGCCCCACGAATCGAACGCGGGCGCCCTGTGGACGGTGCTGCGACGCGCGACCCGCTCGCCCGGGCGCTCCGTGCTCGATCTGGACCGGCTGCGCCGCCTGGTCGCCGACGGCCGGTTCCCCGACGAGGCGGCCGACCCGGAGACCGCGCGGATCGTCGTCTCCACCGTGCACCGGGCCAAGGGGTTGGAGTTCGACCGGGTGATCGTCCTGACTCCGCCGACCGTCGCCGAACTCCACAAGCAGTACGGCGCCGAGACGGACCTCCCCGCGGAGGCTCGCGCCCTGTACGTGGCGATGACCCGCGCCCGACAGGACCTTTACCACGTCCACAGCCCCGAGTTGCCGATCATCAAGAGGGCGGAGAACCGCAAGAACGGTCGGCGATTCGTCGGCGGGTGGCGGTCGTACGACAGGTTCGGCGTGGTGGCCGAGGCCGGTGACGTCTGCCGGGACAACCCGCCCGGTCACTCGACCGACGCCGTGGCGACCCAGACCTACCTCCTGCACGAGGTCGGTCCCGGCCAAGAGGTGCTGCTGCGCAAGCGTCACGATCTGCCGGCGGGCGAGGCTCAGAGCCCACCGTACGCCCTGCTGCACCGGGGACGGGAGATAGGCGAGGCGTCGGAGCGGTTCCGGCAGGAGCTGTTCCGGGTGCAGAAGGTGAGCCGGACGTGGGACCCGTGGTGGCCCGACAAGATCCACGGCCTGCGGATCGACACCTTGGAGACGGTGACGGGCAGCGTCGCGGCCGGTGCCAACGCCGGCCTGGGCGATCGAGGTGTGTGGATCACTCCGCGGATCACCGGCATCGGCATGTTTCGACGGGCTGACAACGAAGAGGAGCAGGGAGCATGA